In Silene latifolia isolate original U9 population chromosome 3, ASM4854445v1, whole genome shotgun sequence, a single window of DNA contains:
- the LOC141648429 gene encoding protein FAR1-RELATED SEQUENCE 11-like codes for MIFGIFIGIDNHGRTILFGCALMRRETQATFCWLMKTFVTLMKKPPMTIITDQDPWMSEAISIEMSSTKHAYCIWHITSKFSSWFTALLRNRYSDWCSEFYRLYKLDNVDDFEQEWPLLISKFNLQENKHVRGLYKIRRNWVPAYLRDYFFGGMTTTGRCESVNSFVKRFTSSRSCLTQLISQIDLAVEDIAQTQLHHTMLDTYRGSSLCTSSPLEEQVYKIFTAFSFKKFQEEFGRATQYTVCEDDHTHVFIVQHYKELRTQKHNVVWNCDNISCSCKLVEFWGILCRHILSVFIHKDCFEIPVRYLPLRWCRDEFHTRVLGSDSEVLGSEIINLGEDNHIGNPPVSKTKGRPKFRREIIGGKEAAQKQCRNCSFCKKPGHKITTCPEKENIHVNTAPVVAKKRKKDSQTREGLNPIFCLKE; via the exons atgatttttggtatttttattGGCATTGATAATCATGGGAGAACTATATTGTTTGGTTGTGCTCTTATGCGAAGAGAAACTCAGGCTACTTTTTGTTGGTTGATGAAG ACCTTTGTTACACTGATGAAGAAGCCGCCAATGACAATTATTACTGATCAGGATCCATGGATGTCAGAAGCAATCTCCATAGAAATGTCATCTACAAAACACGCTTATTGCATATGGCATATTACATCTAAATTTTCTTCTTGGTTTACGGCTCTTCTTAGAAATCGATATTCGGATTGGTGTTCTGAGTTTTATAGACTTTATAAATTGGACAATGTTGATGATTTCGAACAAGAGTGGCCTCTTCTGATATCAAAGTTTAATTTAcaagaaaataagcatgtgcgtGGTTTATATAAGATCAGGCGAAATTGGGTGCCAGCTTACCTTCGTGATTATTTTTTTGGTGGTATGACCACAACAGGAAGATGTGAGAGTGTCAACAGTTTTGTTAAACGATTTACATCTTCACGGTCATGTTTGACTCAACTTATTAGCCAG ATTGATCTAGCAGTTGAGGATATTGCGCAAACTCAACTACACCATACCATGTTGGATACATATAGAGGATCTTCCTTGTGTACTTCATCTCCGTTGGAAGAGCAAGTGTATAAAATCTTCACAGCATTTTCTTTCAAAAAGTTTCAAGAAGAGTTTGGAAGGGCTACACAATATACGGTATGTGAGGATGATCACACTCATGTTTTCATTGTTCAGCATTATAAAGAGCTACGTACACAAAAGCATAATGTCGTATGGAATTGCGACAATATTAGTTGCAGCTGTAAACTTGTTGAGTTTTGGGGTATTCTTTGCCGGCATATATTGTCTGTGTTCATACATAAAGACTGTTTTGAAATACCAGTGAGATATTTACCCTTACGATGGTGTCGTGATGAGTTCCATACCAGGGTATTGGGTTCAGATAGTGAAGTATTGGGTTCTGAAATCATTAATTTGGGCGAGGATAATCACATTGGTAATCCTCCGGTTTCGAAAACTAAAGGTCGTCCGAAATTCAGGCGAGAAATAATAGGTGGAAAGGAAGCTGCACAAAAGCAATGTAGAAATTGTTCTTTTTGTAAAAAACCCGGACATAAAATCACAACTTGTCCGGAAAAGGAGAACATTCATGTAAATACTGCCCCGGTTGTTGCTAAGAAGAGGAAAAAAGACTCCCAAACAAGAGAAGGTTTAAATCCCATTTTTTGTTTAAAGGAGTAG
- the LOC141646454 gene encoding putative acetyltransferase At3g50280 → MASNDVEVKLISKCFVKPKSQVEESKTPHYLLGTDLKWLSIRYIQTGFLYNKPITKDFDINAFVEKLKQSLSHALVYYYPLAGRFTTVTYEDEHACSIYVDCNKGPGARFIHASCVHATVSDIAGYSNNMLPAIGPFCNLGEVELVCYDGHTRALLSLQVTELKDGVCVGITMNHSIGDGSSFIHFVNSLSEICRSLIDQEQTIPLSLMPIFKPFLPQGCNLLQKLPYLEPNEFISRVDNDPRLKEKIFHFSLSSISNLKKRVNSEWPEGLGKISSFQALAALIWISINRAQKKSAQAIAVCIMPVNCRALYNPPLSPAQFGNHAQQLVIVRKVGELIENGLVQAAVVIHQGILGYDHKVAAQRLKAMMENPTVLCLDESGENKDEINVVNFTWSSKFDIYGVDFGLGKPMAARNASSSKRDGRVVIRMARDGIGSIDLEVSLCSETMMALELDQEFMEFASSF, encoded by the exons ATGGCATCTAATGATGTAGAAGTGAAACTAATCTCAAAATGTTTCGTAAAACCAAAATCCCAAGTTGAAGAATCTAAAACACCACATTATTTGCTAGGTACAGATCTAAAATGGCtatccatacgttacattcaaaccGGTTTTCTGTACAACAAACCGATTACGAAAGATTTCGACATTAACGCCTTTGTCGAGAAGTTGAAACAATCACTCTCCCATGCTTTGGTTTATTATTACCCTTTGGCAGGCCGGTTTACGACGGTCACGTATGAAGATGAACACGCGTGTTCGATTTATGTCGATTGCAATAAGGGTCCTGGAGCACGGTTCATCCATGCGTCTTGTGTACATGCCACCGTGTCGGATATTGCAGGTTATAGTAACAATATGCTACCTGCAATAGGACCGTTTTGTAACTTAGGGGAGGTGGAATTGGTATGTTACGATGGTCATACTCGAGCTCTCTTGAGCTTACAG GTGACGGAGCTGAAAGATGGGGTGTGTGTTGGAATTACCATGAACCACTCCATAGGCGATGGTAGCTCGTTTATACATTTTGTGAATTCCTTGTCTGAGATATGTCGCTCCCTAATTGACCAAGAACAGACTATACCGCTATCTCTCATGCCAATATTCAAGCCCTTCCTTCCCCAAGGATGTAACCTACTCCAAAAACTACCTTACCTTGAACCAAACGAGTTTATAAGTCGAGTTGATAACGACCCTAGACTGAAAGAAAAAATATTTCATTTCTCACTCTCATCTATATCAAATTTGAAAAAACGGGTCAACTCAGAGTGGCCTGAAGGGCTTGGAAAGATCTCGTCTTTCCAAGCCTTGGCCGCACTAATTTGGATTTCTATTAACCGGGCCCAAAAGAAATCGGCCCAAGCGATCGCTGTTTGTATTATGCCGGTCAACTGCAGAGCCCTGTACAATCCGCCTTTGTCACCGGCCCAATTCGGGAACCATGCTCAACAACTAGTGATAGTCCGAAAAGTGGGTGAGTTAATTGAGAATGGCCTGGTCCAGGCAGCTGTGGTAATCCACCAAGGTATATTGGGCTATGATCATAAAGTAGCGGCCCAACGCTTGAAGGCAATGATGGAAAACCCAACCGTGTTGTGCTTAGATGAGAGCGGTGAGAACAAAGACGAAATTAATGTAGTTAATTTTACATGGTCATCGAAATTTGACATATATGGAGTTGATTTCGGATTAGGAAAACCGATGGCAGCTCGGAATGCGTCTAGTAGCAAGAGGGATGGCCGGGTGGTTATTCGGATGGCACGTGACGGAATTGGTAGTATTGATTTGGAAGTGTCCTTGTGTAGTGAGACCATGATGGCCCTTGAGTTAGACCAAGAGTTCATGGAATTTGCATCTTCATTTTAA